In the Theobroma cacao cultivar B97-61/B2 chromosome 1, Criollo_cocoa_genome_V2, whole genome shotgun sequence genome, one interval contains:
- the LOC18613066 gene encoding uncharacterized protein LOC18613066 isoform X1: protein MCSQNYLTPQASNHHHRSTFRRKGARKHKNMLLRSSSTPLLGSLLSSITESPSNNNHYETSTPIRHYPSTSFHHNHNRISFHPSPGSLHLSTTVSCGSSPISPSVVHQFSDFDRQGFRRAQSEGNLEGLVHAACDTNEDFYNHNQPKKLSARHQRLMLQTIPSFSLYNSNARCEEEEDESDLEEEEEELKENEELLDSGEERVTAMNGNLEFNAFRMENILLNEEVKGKSWNVGFEDEGGLVGEKMFLARGLSTDGGSAGGVSGGSGGGGGGEFNPAGSGGDGADNHGVEEHYRRMVEENPGNPLFLGNYAQFLYQSKKDLEAAEEYYSRAILADPKDGETLSQYAKLVWELHHDQERASSYFERAVQASPQDSHVHAAYASFLWETEEDEADGCAAPSGSDQQLAWTHSEGSVEAN, encoded by the exons ATGTGTTCACAGAATTATTTGACACCTCAAGCCAGCAACCACCACCACAGAAGCACCTTCAGGAGAAAAGGAGCACggaaacataaaaatatgCTGCTAAGAAGCTCTTCAACTCCACTTCTTGGATCACTCCTTTCTTCCATCACAGAGAGCCCCAGCAACAACAATCACTACGAAACCAGCACCCCCATCAGGCATTATCCATCAACCTCCTTTCACCACAACCACAACAGAATCTCATTTCATCCCTCTCCTGGCTCTCTCCACCTCTCTACTACGGTTTCTTGCGGCTCCTCTCCTATATCTCCGTCTGTTGTCCATCAATTCTCTGATTTCGATCGTCAAGGCTTTCGCCGGGCTCAGTCTGAAGGCAACTTGGAAGGACTTGTCCATGCTGCTTGCGATACCAATGAGGATTTCTAcaatcacaaccaacccaagaAGCTTTCTGCAAGGCACCAGCGCTTGATGTTGCAAACCATCCCTTCCTTTTCCTTATATAATTCCAACGCCAGATGTGAGGAAGAGGAAGATGAGAGTGATttagaagaagaggaagaggagttgaaggaaaatgaagaactATTGGACAGTGGTGAAGAGAGGGTAACGGCGATGAATGGTAACCTTGAATTCAACGCATTCCGCATGGAGAATATATTGTTGAATGAGGAGGTTAAGGGTAAAAGTTGGAATGTTGGTTTTGAAGATGAAGGAGGGTTGGTCGGGGAAAAAATGTTTCTTGCCAGAGGGCTTAGCACTGATGGTGGTAGCGCTGGTGGTGTGAGTGGCGGCAGCGGTGGCGGTGGGGGTGGTGAATTTAATCCAGCAGGCTCTGGCGGAGATGGTGCTGACAACCATGGAGTTGAGGAGCATTACAGGAGGATGGTGGAGGAAAATCCTGGCAACCCCTTGTTTTTGGGGAACTATGCGCAATTTTTGTATCAG TCAAAGAAAGACCTTGAGGCAGCAGAAGAGTATTACTCTCGAGCCATCCTAGCAGATCCAAAAGACGGTGAAACACTGTCACAATATGCCAAGTTAGTATGGGAGCTACATCATGACCAAGAAAGAGCTTCAAGCTACTTCGAGCGAGCAGTTCAAGCGTCTCCTCAAGACAG CCACGTTCATGCAGCATATGCTAGTTTTCTGTGGGAAACAGAGGAAGATGAAGCAGATGGATGTGCCGCCCCTAGCGGTAGTGATCAGCAACTAGCTTGGACACATAGTGAGGGAAGCGTTGAAGCaaattag
- the LOC18613066 gene encoding uncharacterized protein LOC18613066 isoform X2, whose protein sequence is MLLRSSSTPLLGSLLSSITESPSNNNHYETSTPIRHYPSTSFHHNHNRISFHPSPGSLHLSTTVSCGSSPISPSVVHQFSDFDRQGFRRAQSEGNLEGLVHAACDTNEDFYNHNQPKKLSARHQRLMLQTIPSFSLYNSNARCEEEEDESDLEEEEEELKENEELLDSGEERVTAMNGNLEFNAFRMENILLNEEVKGKSWNVGFEDEGGLVGEKMFLARGLSTDGGSAGGVSGGSGGGGGGEFNPAGSGGDGADNHGVEEHYRRMVEENPGNPLFLGNYAQFLYQSKKDLEAAEEYYSRAILADPKDGETLSQYAKLVWELHHDQERASSYFERAVQASPQDSHVHAAYASFLWETEEDEADGCAAPSGSDQQLAWTHSEGSVEAN, encoded by the exons atgCTGCTAAGAAGCTCTTCAACTCCACTTCTTGGATCACTCCTTTCTTCCATCACAGAGAGCCCCAGCAACAACAATCACTACGAAACCAGCACCCCCATCAGGCATTATCCATCAACCTCCTTTCACCACAACCACAACAGAATCTCATTTCATCCCTCTCCTGGCTCTCTCCACCTCTCTACTACGGTTTCTTGCGGCTCCTCTCCTATATCTCCGTCTGTTGTCCATCAATTCTCTGATTTCGATCGTCAAGGCTTTCGCCGGGCTCAGTCTGAAGGCAACTTGGAAGGACTTGTCCATGCTGCTTGCGATACCAATGAGGATTTCTAcaatcacaaccaacccaagaAGCTTTCTGCAAGGCACCAGCGCTTGATGTTGCAAACCATCCCTTCCTTTTCCTTATATAATTCCAACGCCAGATGTGAGGAAGAGGAAGATGAGAGTGATttagaagaagaggaagaggagttgaaggaaaatgaagaactATTGGACAGTGGTGAAGAGAGGGTAACGGCGATGAATGGTAACCTTGAATTCAACGCATTCCGCATGGAGAATATATTGTTGAATGAGGAGGTTAAGGGTAAAAGTTGGAATGTTGGTTTTGAAGATGAAGGAGGGTTGGTCGGGGAAAAAATGTTTCTTGCCAGAGGGCTTAGCACTGATGGTGGTAGCGCTGGTGGTGTGAGTGGCGGCAGCGGTGGCGGTGGGGGTGGTGAATTTAATCCAGCAGGCTCTGGCGGAGATGGTGCTGACAACCATGGAGTTGAGGAGCATTACAGGAGGATGGTGGAGGAAAATCCTGGCAACCCCTTGTTTTTGGGGAACTATGCGCAATTTTTGTATCAG TCAAAGAAAGACCTTGAGGCAGCAGAAGAGTATTACTCTCGAGCCATCCTAGCAGATCCAAAAGACGGTGAAACACTGTCACAATATGCCAAGTTAGTATGGGAGCTACATCATGACCAAGAAAGAGCTTCAAGCTACTTCGAGCGAGCAGTTCAAGCGTCTCCTCAAGACAG CCACGTTCATGCAGCATATGCTAGTTTTCTGTGGGAAACAGAGGAAGATGAAGCAGATGGATGTGCCGCCCCTAGCGGTAGTGATCAGCAACTAGCTTGGACACATAGTGAGGGAAGCGTTGAAGCaaattag
- the LOC18613067 gene encoding ras GTPase-activating protein-binding protein 1 yields the protein MATSYPGPVQVGSYFVGQYYQVLQQQPDLVHQFYSDASTMIRVDGDSSESASATLQIHSMVMSLNFTAIEIKTINSLDSWNGGVLVMVSGSVKIKDFNGRRKFVQTFLLAPQEKGYFVLNDIFQFIDDGMIYQHPASTLQENKLDAQLNVSSPVAEPPATAVSDYVLEEDAREYVNSVHIEDDPIDKYSLPEQPPDEVVEAEVVVEEAPAEEALASHHSGVNTVQEPPAMPLEEPVAEPARRTYAAILRVMKEQSASSVQVQPSYNKIPQSSSDWDHTPEPTNQQSRPAWSDVPESVAETAEEGLVSEEGEYTGEYKSVYVRNLPSTVTAAEIEQEFKNFGRIKPEGVFIRNRKDVVGVCYAFVEFEDILAVQNAIRASPIQLAGRQVYIEERRPNSSSTRGGRRGRGRGIYQPEASRGRFGSRSLGRGTNQESGDYRSRGNGFYQRGSR from the exons ATGGCCACTTCCTACCCAGGGCCCGTTCAG gTTGGTTCATATTTCGTGGGACAATACTATCAGGTGCTACAACAACAACCTGATCTTGTTCATCAGTTTTACTCAGATGCCAGTACCATGATTCGGGTCGATGGAGATTCCTCTGAATCTGCTTCTGCAACGCTG CAAATTCATAGCATGGTCATGTCACTGAATTTTACTGCAATTGAGATCAAGACGATTAATTCTCTTGATTCTTGGAATGGAGGTGTTCTGGTGATGGTTTCTGGTTCTGTTAAAATCAAGGATTTCAATGGAAGAAGGAAATTTGTGCAAACCTTTTTGCTTGCCCCTCAAGAGAAGGGTTACTTTGTACTCAATGATATCTTTCAGTTTATTGATGATGGAATGATTTACCAACATCCAGCTTCCACATTACAAGAAAACAAGCTTGATGCTCAACTAAATGTGTCAAGCCCTGTTGCAGAGCCACCAGCTACTGCAG TTTCTGACTATGTTTTGGAGGAAGATGCCAGGGAGTATGTCAACTCTGTTCATATAGAAGATGATCCAATTGACAAATATAGTCTCCCAGAGCAACCACCGGATGAAGTTGTTGAAGCTGAAGTTGTGGTGGAGGAAGCTCCTGCAGAGGAAGCTCTTGCTTCACATCACAGTGGGGTGAACACTGTCCAAGAACCCCCAGCTATGCCTTTGGAGGAACCTGTTGCGGAGCCTGCAAGGAGAACATATGCCGCTATT TTGCGTGTTATGAAGGAACAATCTGCTTCATCTGTTCAAGTTCAACCTTCTTATAATAAAATTCCCCAGAGTTCTTCAGATTGGGATCATACACCAGAGCCTACTAATCAGCAGTCACGTCCTGCATGGTCAGATGTGCCTGAATCTGTGGCAGAGACAGCAGAGGAAGGCTTGGTCTCTGAAGAAG GTGAATATACAGGTGAATATAAGTCTGTCTACGTGAGAAACTTGCCGTCTACTGTTACTGCTGCTGAAATTGAGCAGGAGTTTAAGAACTTTGGCAGAATCAAACCTGAAGGCGTGTTCATCCGGAACCGCAAG GATGTTGTTGGTGTTTGCTATGCTTTTGTTGAGTTTGAAGACATTCTTGCTGTTCAAAATGCAATCAGG GCATCTCCTATACAGTTGGCAGGAAGGCAAGTGTACATTGAGGAGCGCCGACCAAATAGCAGCAGTACACGAGGAGGAA GAAGGGGAAGAGGCAGGGGCATTTATCAACCTGAGGCCTCAAGAGGCCGTTTCGGTTCCCGGAGTTTGGGTAGGGGAACCAACCAAGAATCTGGTGACTACAGATCAAGAGGCAATGGTTTTTATCAGCGAGGTTCTAGATAA
- the LOC18613068 gene encoding pre-mRNA-processing factor 39 — translation MGDSEALVADSSAIMGYTSAAYNSTGPGAYPSEATGDPTASGAPADGAYAASGGDPNSAGQEGQISAIYDSKPAGGSKDENAADTGNTADASKVAGYSSLNGNAVNEAGNATTAENGNVFDNVRGASAAPEFVDGSVPPMSGEEERLWSIVRANSLDFNAWTTLVEETEKVAENNILKIRKVYDAFLAEFPLCYGYWKKYADHEARIGSMDKVVEVYERAVQGVTYSVDIWVLYCAFAIETYGDPDTIRRLFERGLAYVATDYLSFPLWDKYIEYEYMHQEWSRLAVIYTRILENPNQQLDRYFNSFKELAGSRPLPELRTAEEAAANASAVVSEADGQVNEGEVHPDVAEQTPKPVTAGFTEAEELEKYVAIREELYKKAKEFDSKILGFETAIRRPYFHVRPLNIAELENWHNYLDFIEREGDFNKVVKLYERCLIACANYPEYWIRYVLCMEASGSMDLADNALARATQVFVKRQPEIHLFAARFKEQNGDISGARAAYQLVHSEISPGLLEAIIKHANMECRLGKLEDAFSLYEQAIAIEKGKEHSQTLPMLYAQYSRFIYLVSGNAEKAREILTGALDQVQLSKPFLEALIHFETILPPPRQIDYLESLVDKFIAPNSDGSAADREDLSSIFLEFLSLFGDVQSIKRAEDRHAKLFLPHRPMSELRKRHAEDFLSSDKTKLAKSYSGAPSPGQSLMGAYPNAQNQWPAGYAAQPQTWPPTTQAQAQAQPWTPGYSQQAAYGAYSSYGSNYATQQVPTSVPQSAGYGAYPTTYPVQTFPQQSYAQPTAATTLTPAQQPAATAPQSYYGTYY, via the exons ATGGGAGATAGTGAAGCCTTAGTTGCCGACTCATCAGCAATTATGGGTTATACATCAGCGGCCTATAACTCTACTGGTCCTGGTGCTTACCCCTCTGAGGCTACTGGAGATCCTACTGCTTCTGGTGCTCCTGCAGACGGAGCTTATGCTGCATCTGGTGGTGACCCTAATTCTGCTGGTCAAGAGGGCCAAATCAGTGCAATCTATGACAGTAAGCCAGCTGGTGGATCCAAAGATGAGAATGCTGCTGATACTGGAAATACAGCAGATGCATCTAAAGTTGCTGGTTACAGTTCTTTAAATGGAAATGCTGTCAATGAAGCAGGAAATGCCACGACAGCTGAGAATGGAAATGTTTTTGATAATGTGCGTGGTGCTTCTGCTGCACCAGAGTTTGTGGATGGTTCTG TGCCACCTATGTCTGGTGAAGAAGAACGTTTGTGGAGTATTGTGAGAGCTAATTCTTTGGATTTTAATGCTTGGACTACACTGGTTGAGGAGACAGAGAAGGTCGCAGAG AACAATATACTGAAAATTCGGAAGGTTTATGATGCTTTCTTGGCCGAGTTTCCTTTGTGTTATGGTTACTGGAAAAAGTATGCAGATCATGAAGCACGCATAGGCTCCATGGACAAAGTTGTGGAGGTTTATGAAAGAGCAGTTCAGGGAGTGACATATTCTGTAGACATCTGGGTGCTATATTGTGCATTTGCCATAGAAACGTATGGAGATCCAGATACGATCCGAAG GCTTTTTGAACGAGGATTAGCATATGTTGCAACTGATTATCTATCTTTCCCCCTTTGGGATAAATACATTGAATATGAATACATGCATCAGGAGTGGAGTCGCCTTGCTGTCATTTATACTAGAATATTGGAGAATCCTAATCAACAGCTAGATAGGTATTTTAACAG TTTTAAAGAGTTGGCTGGAAGTCGACCTTTGCCAGAATTAAGGACTGCTGAGGAAGCTGCTGCCAATGCATCGGCTGTAGTTTCAGAGGCTGATGGACAAGTAAATGAGGGAGAGGTTCATCCTGATGTTGCAGAACAAACTCCTAAACCTGTAACTGCTGGCTTCACAGAAGCAGAAGAGTTGGAGAAGTATGTTGCCATTAGAGAGGAGCTATATAAGAAAGCTAAAGAGTTCGATTCTAAGATCCTTGGTTTTGAAACAGCTATTAGAAGGCCTTACTTTCATGTGCGGCCCCTCAATATTGCGGAGCTTGAAAATTGGCATAACTACCTGGATTTTATAGAAAGAGAGGGTGACTTCAATAAG GTAGTCAAATTATATGAAAGGTGCCTAATAGCCTGTGCCAATTATCCTGAATACTGGATCCGATATGTTTTGTGTATGGAAGCCAGTGGAAGTATGGATCTTGCTGATAATGCACTTGCGCGTGCAACACAAGTCTTTGTCAAG AGGCAACCAGAGATCCATCTTTTTGCTGCTCGATTCAAGGAGCAGAACGGGGACATATCAGGTGCTCGAGCTGCGTATCAACTTGTTCACAGTGAAATTTCACCTGGTCTTCTTGAAGCAATTATTAAGCATGCAAATATGGAATGCCGTCTG GGGAAACTTGAAGATGCCTTCTCTTTATATGAGCAAGCCATTGCCATTGAAAAGGGGAAAGAGCATTCTCAAACATTACCAATGCTGTATGCTCAGTACTCTAGATTTATATACTTG GTTTCTGGAAACGCAGAGAAGGCTAGGGAAATTCTAACTGGAGCACTTGACCAAGTCCAACTGTCTAAACCATTCCTTGag GCATTAATACATTTTGAAACGATTTTGCCACCACCAAGGCAGATTGATTATTTAGAATCACTAGTTGACAAGTTTATAGCCCCGAACTCAGATGGCAGTGCTGCAGACAGGGAAGATCTATCTAGCATATTTTTGGAG TTCTTGAGTCTCTTTGGAGATGTGCAGTCCATTAAAAGGGCAGAAGATCGGCATGCTAAGCTGTTTTTACCTCATAGGCCCATGTCGGAATTAAGAAAACGTCATGCTGAAGACTTTTTGTCATCAGATAAGACAAAGTTGGCAAAATCTTACTCTGGTGCCCCTTCACCTGGCCAGTCTTTGATGGGTGCCTATCCAAATGCGCAAAACCAGTGGCCAGCTGGTTATGCTGCACAGCCTCAAACTTGGCCACCCACTACTCAGGCACAGGCACAGGCACAACCATGGACTCCTGGCTACAGCCAACAG gcTGCATATGGTGCATATAGTAGTTATGGTAGTAATTACGCCACTCAACAAGTACCCACATCAGTTCCACAAAGTGCTGGTTATGGTGCTTATCCAACAACATATCCTGTTCAG ACGTTTCCTCAACAAAGTTATGCTCAACCAACTGCTGCCACAACGTTAACCCCAGCTCAGCAACCTGCCGCAACAGCTCCTCAGAGTTATTATGGGACTTACTATTGA